In Vibrio diazotrophicus, the following proteins share a genomic window:
- a CDS encoding phosphoribosylglycinamide formyltransferase, producing MSQFLRTAALMLLVLSRAPAFAAVPPTMPAEAQGGEFENQLTSKRFKHSLSGLYSIATSKEAIYQPYNDFDILYSKSHYAQAELETLCKSTALLTSTEAYFAGVKSAHRAKEKVITELDGNAARITDLARATIVANDVSSLMDAYESLSKEATIVKVKNRFKSPAPSGYRDLNILIELPKTGIIAEVQFHLKAIANVKNGAEHKLYEQIQHIERVAKREQRPLTSLETAKIKRMRSESKNLYQQAWQPYITTHIQAA from the coding sequence ATGAGCCAGTTCCTACGTACTGCGGCCCTAATGCTTCTAGTATTGAGCCGAGCACCGGCATTCGCGGCTGTGCCCCCTACCATGCCAGCAGAGGCACAAGGCGGTGAATTTGAAAATCAACTCACCTCTAAGCGCTTTAAACACAGCTTAAGCGGCTTGTATTCTATTGCCACTTCGAAAGAAGCCATATATCAACCCTATAACGACTTCGATATCCTCTACAGCAAGTCACACTATGCGCAGGCAGAACTCGAAACCTTATGTAAAAGTACCGCGCTATTAACATCCACCGAAGCCTACTTTGCAGGAGTGAAATCCGCCCACAGAGCCAAAGAAAAAGTGATTACCGAACTTGATGGTAACGCTGCCCGAATCACTGATTTAGCGCGAGCAACCATTGTAGCGAACGATGTATCCAGCCTTATGGATGCTTATGAGTCACTGAGTAAAGAAGCAACCATTGTCAAAGTGAAGAATCGTTTTAAATCACCGGCCCCTTCTGGCTATCGTGATTTGAATATTCTGATCGAGTTACCTAAGACGGGTATTATTGCGGAAGTGCAGTTTCACTTAAAAGCGATTGCAAATGTGAAAAATGGTGCAGAACATAAGCTTTATGAACAAATCCAGCACATTGAGCGTGTGGCAAAACGCGAACAACGTCCACTAACCTCACTCGAAACAGCCAAGATAAAACGTATGCGTAGTGAATCGAAAAACCTTTACCAACAGGCTTGGCAGCCTTATATCACCACACATATTCAAGCAGCATAA
- the ihfA gene encoding integration host factor subunit alpha gives MALTKAELAENLFEKLGFSKRDAKETVEVFFEEIRKALESGEQVKLSGFGNFDLRDKNERPGRNPKTGEDIPITARRVVTFRPGQKLKARVENIKVAK, from the coding sequence ATGGCGCTCACAAAGGCCGAATTGGCTGAAAACCTGTTCGAAAAACTCGGGTTTAGCAAACGGGATGCCAAGGAAACGGTTGAAGTGTTTTTTGAAGAAATTCGTAAAGCACTAGAAAGTGGCGAACAGGTAAAACTCTCCGGTTTTGGTAATTTTGATTTACGAGACAAGAATGAACGTCCTGGTCGAAATCCAAAAACGGGTGAAGACATTCCGATTACCGCTCGACGAGTTGTTACGTTCCGTCCGGGGCAAAAATTAAAAGCCCGCGTAGAGAACATAAAAGTCGCGAAATAG